The following coding sequences lie in one uncultured Mailhella sp. genomic window:
- a CDS encoding AlpA family transcriptional regulator, giving the protein MKQHQPSIPAHGLLRLPQVLSMIPISKSAWWEGCRTGRYPKPVKLGPRTTVWRAEDIAAFIESLGRQGEEHE; this is encoded by the coding sequence ATGAAACAGCACCAACCGTCCATCCCCGCCCACGGCCTTTTGCGTCTTCCTCAGGTTCTCAGCATGATTCCCATAAGCAAGAGCGCATGGTGGGAAGGCTGTCGGACCGGGCGTTATCCCAAACCCGTGAAACTTGGTCCCAGAACCACGGTCTGGAGAGCAGAAGATATTGCCGCGTTCATCGAAAGTCTTGGCAGGCAGGGGGAAGAGCATGAGTAA
- a CDS encoding IS5 family transposase (programmed frameshift) produces the protein MKELFYLSHEQIARIKRYFPRSHGIPRVDDRRVVSGIIYVIKHGLQWKDAPREYGPYKTLYNRFIRWSRLGVFNRIFAELVEQNGSTTRLMIDTTHLKAHRTAASLLKKGAFSRCIGRTKGGLNSKLHAVCNAFGQPLAFHLSGGQVSDYKGAAVLLDTLPQARELLADRGYDADWFRHALSRKGITPCIPGRHSRKTPVVYDKEVYKQRHKIEIMFGRLKDWRRIAMRYDRCAHTFFSAICLAAIVIFYI, from the exons ATGAAGGAACTTTTTTATCTTTCTCATGAACAGATTGCTCGTATCAAACGCTACTTTCCTCGTTCCCACGGCATTCCGAGAGTCGATGACAGGCGTGTCGTCAGCGGCATTATCTATGTCATCAAGCATGGCCTGCAATGGAAAGATGCCCCGCGCGAGTATGGACCATACAAAACTCTCTACAATCGTTTTATCCGCTGGAGCCGATTGGGTGTCTTTAACAGGATTTTTGCGGAGCTTGTTGAACAAAACGGCTCCACAACACGCTTGATGATTGATACCACACATCTCAAGGCACACAGGACAGCAGCAAGTTTGCTGAAAAAAGGGGCCT TTTCCCGATGTATCGGACGCACAAAAGGCGGCCTGAATTCAAAACTCCACGCTGTCTGCAATGCCTTCGGTCAACCGTTGGCCTTCCATCTGTCCGGCGGTCAGGTGAGCGACTACAAAGGCGCTGCTGTCCTGCTTGATACTCTGCCGCAGGCCAGGGAGCTTCTGGCGGATAGAGGCTATGATGCCGACTGGTTTCGTCATGCCTTGTCCCGTAAAGGAATCACGCCGTGTATTCCTGGCAGACACAGCCGAAAAACTCCGGTGGTCTATGACAAGGAGGTTTATAAGCAGCGGCACAAGATAGAAATCATGTTCGGCCGACTCAAGGATTGGCGCAGAATAGCCATGCGTTATGACCGTTGTGCACACACGTTCTTTTCGGCCATTTGTCTCGCTGCCATTGTCATCTTTTATATTTAA
- a CDS encoding phage integrase central domain-containing protein, translating to MPLTDTHIRSLKPDLRPRKYFDGGGLFLFIPTSGSKLWRMAYRFDGKSKLLSFGEYPTVSLKDARERREEAKRMLSRGIDPSDHKRQIRQARAIAERDSFQNIAREWHETRMAEFSEKHQGTVMYRLETYIFPAIGKTHIAKLETRDVMEVVKPLEQRGNYETSRRVLQIISQVFRYAVITGRAKHNVAADLRGALRPRKTVHRAAVLEPEKVGQLLRDIDAYEGYFPLVCALKLAPLVFTRPTELRAAQWKEFDLKSGEWRIPAERMKMHRQHLVPLSRQAISILRELQKYSGEGTYLFPSIRTEVRPISDATMLNALRRMGYQKHEMSVHGFRSIASTLLNELGYNRDWIERQLAHGEQDEVRAAYNYAEYLPERRKMMQDWADYLDGLRNTQHKKSREEA from the coding sequence ATGCCTCTTACCGATACCCATATCCGCAGTCTGAAGCCCGACCTGAGGCCCCGCAAATATTTCGACGGCGGAGGCCTGTTTCTTTTCATTCCCACCAGTGGAAGCAAGCTCTGGAGAATGGCCTACCGTTTTGACGGAAAGAGCAAGCTGCTCAGTTTCGGGGAATATCCAACTGTATCTCTCAAGGATGCCAGAGAACGCCGCGAAGAGGCGAAGCGTATGTTGTCCAGAGGTATCGACCCCTCAGACCATAAACGGCAGATACGACAGGCCAGAGCCATCGCGGAACGCGACAGCTTCCAGAATATCGCCAGAGAATGGCATGAAACCCGTATGGCGGAGTTTTCCGAAAAGCATCAGGGAACTGTCATGTACCGGCTGGAGACCTACATTTTTCCGGCCATCGGCAAGACGCATATCGCCAAACTTGAGACACGGGACGTTATGGAGGTCGTCAAGCCTCTGGAACAGAGGGGAAACTACGAGACTTCCCGGAGAGTATTGCAAATCATCAGTCAGGTGTTCCGCTATGCGGTCATCACGGGCCGGGCGAAACACAATGTCGCAGCCGATCTGCGGGGAGCCTTACGACCGCGAAAAACTGTTCACCGGGCGGCAGTGCTGGAACCGGAGAAAGTCGGTCAGCTTCTGCGGGATATCGACGCCTACGAAGGCTACTTCCCTCTGGTCTGTGCCTTGAAGTTGGCTCCGCTGGTCTTCACCCGTCCCACGGAACTGCGGGCTGCCCAGTGGAAGGAATTTGACCTTAAGTCCGGGGAATGGCGCATCCCTGCCGAACGCATGAAAATGCACCGTCAGCATCTTGTTCCCCTGTCCAGACAGGCAATATCCATTCTTCGGGAACTTCAGAAATATTCCGGGGAAGGAACATACCTTTTTCCCTCCATCCGCACGGAGGTACGGCCCATTTCCGATGCGACCATGCTTAATGCGCTTCGGCGCATGGGCTATCAGAAGCACGAAATGAGCGTGCATGGTTTTCGCTCCATCGCGTCTACATTGCTCAACGAGCTCGGTTATAACCGGGACTGGATCGAGCGGCAGCTTGCCCACGGGGAACAAGACGAAGTGCGGGCGGCATACAATTATGCGGAATATCTGCCTGAGCGTCGAAAGATGATGCAGGATTGGGCTGACTATCTGGACGGATTACGCAACACACAACATAAAAAAAGCAGGGAGGAGGCATGA
- a CDS encoding tyrosine-type recombinase/integrase, with product MASRKRQSVVGYAGVYFVEVPRSTGHGLEKVYYIRYRKQGKLIEEKVGGQYRDNMTAAKASSIRGLRMEGKDASNEEKRAAVRAAKMAEESRYSFNRLWSLFEEAKSSNRSIKDDRIRFNLHIAPSLGTKSIPELTIHDIDKLRAKLEKAGKSPQTVKHVLTLVKRILNFALQKGYIDFIPGTLRITMPTVDNRVTENLTPEQVQNLLKALDEEPDQTLASLVRLALFTGMRRSALLNLQWEDLDFERGFITLRGSVAKKGKTEIIPMNDQARAILTALPQTKSPYVFPGRYDDKPRGNITDMLRRVKEKAGLPESFRPLHGLRHSFASWLANSGQISMYELQKLLTHSSPQMTQRYAHLHDDALKKASGVAGVLFGSIHPSSQEDKDTVETGQAASKAGSKKKHVSPAQNDS from the coding sequence ATGGCAAGCAGAAAAAGACAGTCGGTCGTAGGCTATGCGGGGGTGTACTTTGTTGAAGTTCCACGTTCAACAGGGCACGGACTGGAAAAGGTCTATTACATTCGATACCGCAAACAGGGGAAGCTCATCGAGGAGAAAGTCGGCGGACAATACCGCGACAACATGACCGCCGCCAAAGCCTCCAGCATCCGTGGACTCCGTATGGAGGGCAAAGATGCCTCCAACGAGGAAAAACGCGCTGCTGTTCGAGCCGCAAAGATGGCCGAGGAATCACGATACAGTTTCAACAGATTGTGGAGCCTGTTCGAGGAAGCCAAAAGCTCCAATCGTTCCATCAAGGATGACCGTATCCGCTTCAACCTTCATATCGCTCCGTCTCTGGGAACGAAAAGCATTCCCGAACTGACCATCCACGATATAGACAAGCTCCGCGCCAAACTGGAAAAAGCAGGTAAGTCTCCGCAGACCGTCAAGCACGTTCTGACGCTGGTCAAACGCATACTGAATTTCGCCTTGCAAAAAGGATATATCGACTTCATTCCCGGCACTCTCCGCATCACCATGCCCACGGTGGACAACAGGGTCACGGAAAATCTTACTCCCGAACAAGTCCAGAACCTGCTGAAGGCACTGGACGAAGAGCCGGACCAGACGCTGGCATCTCTCGTGCGCCTGGCGCTGTTCACCGGAATGCGCCGCAGCGCCCTTCTCAACCTGCAATGGGAAGACCTTGATTTTGAGCGGGGATTCATCACATTGCGGGGGTCAGTCGCCAAGAAAGGCAAAACAGAAATCATCCCCATGAACGATCAGGCACGGGCTATTCTGACAGCTCTGCCGCAGACCAAAAGTCCTTACGTTTTTCCCGGTCGGTATGATGACAAGCCAAGGGGTAATATTACGGACATGCTCAGGAGGGTGAAAGAGAAAGCCGGATTACCCGAATCATTCCGCCCTCTGCATGGTCTGCGTCATTCATTTGCCTCATGGCTGGCAAATTCCGGGCAGATTTCCATGTATGAGCTGCAAAAACTGCTGACCCATTCCAGTCCGCAGATGACACAGCGTTACGCTCATTTGCATGATGACGCGTTGAAAAAGGCCTCCGGTGTGGCAGGTGTGCTGTTTGGTTCCATACATCCCTCTTCTCAAGAAGATAAGGATACGGTAGAAACAGGACAAGCAGCATCGAAGGCAGGCAGCAAGAAAAAACATGTTTCTCCCGCCCAGAATGACAGCTGA
- a CDS encoding PDDEXK nuclease domain-containing protein, translating into MAKDYPIPTNYHVIFEELKYQVHTARMRATLAANSELVGLYLEIGRKILEQQRQEGWGTGVIGKLADDLRTAFPDMKGFSPRNLSYMRQAAEIFGEHQILQQVAAKLPWGHIMVLINKLKTENTRLWYGQQAIEHGWSRAILTMQIESRLYERQASSLKVNNFKDHLPVPQSDMAYEVLKDPYIFDFLSVGEKAQEREIERELVRHITEFLLELGSGFSYVGKQVHLEVAGEDFFLDLLFYHLKLRCYVVIELKAGEFKPEYAGKLNFYCSAVDNELRHEYDNPTIGLILCKNKNKLLAEYALRNITTPLAVSEYALTRAIPEEFKTSLPSVEEIEKELDTGKQE; encoded by the coding sequence ATGGCAAAAGATTACCCCATCCCCACAAATTATCATGTAATTTTTGAAGAGCTGAAATATCAGGTTCACACTGCCCGGATGCGGGCCACGCTTGCGGCCAATAGTGAGCTTGTGGGCCTTTATCTGGAGATAGGCCGTAAAATTCTTGAGCAACAGCGTCAGGAAGGATGGGGTACCGGAGTCATCGGCAAACTGGCTGATGACCTGCGGACTGCCTTTCCCGACATGAAGGGATTTTCGCCGCGTAATCTGTCTTACATGCGACAAGCTGCTGAGATTTTTGGTGAACACCAAATTTTGCAACAAGTTGCTGCAAAATTGCCCTGGGGACATATCATGGTGCTCATCAACAAGCTCAAGACGGAAAACACGCGCCTCTGGTACGGCCAGCAAGCTATAGAGCATGGCTGGTCCCGTGCAATTTTGACCATGCAGATAGAAAGCCGTTTATACGAACGTCAGGCAAGCTCGCTAAAAGTCAACAACTTCAAGGACCATTTGCCTGTTCCTCAGTCGGATATGGCTTACGAGGTTCTGAAAGATCCGTACATTTTTGATTTCCTTTCCGTGGGAGAAAAAGCTCAGGAACGGGAAATCGAACGGGAATTGGTCAGGCATATTACTGAATTTCTGCTCGAACTTGGTTCTGGCTTTTCCTATGTAGGCAAGCAGGTTCATCTTGAAGTTGCTGGAGAGGATTTCTTTTTAGACCTCTTGTTTTACCATCTCAAATTACGCTGTTATGTTGTTATTGAACTAAAGGCAGGCGAATTCAAGCCCGAATATGCAGGGAAGCTCAATTTTTATTGTTCTGCCGTGGACAACGAACTTCGTCATGAATATGATAACCCGACTATTGGTCTTATTCTATGCAAAAACAAAAACAAACTCCTTGCTGAATACGCTTTACGAAATATAACAACGCCTTTGGCTGTTTCTGAGTATGCTCTGACACGGGCCATTCCTGAAGAATTCAAAACAAGTCTGCCGAGCGTTGAAGAGATTGAAAAAGAACTGGATACAGGTAAACAGGAATAA
- a CDS encoding helix-turn-helix domain-containing protein, with amino-acid sequence MTPKQKLNTQEAAAYLGIQPNTLEVWRCKHKGPRYAKLGTRVIYDKADLDEFFASRSIETLESAKRDRRYRSQR; translated from the coding sequence ATGACTCCCAAACAAAAACTCAATACTCAGGAAGCGGCTGCCTATCTCGGCATCCAGCCCAACACTCTTGAAGTCTGGCGCTGCAAGCATAAAGGACCTCGATATGCCAAACTCGGCACCCGCGTCATTTATGACAAGGCAGACCTTGACGAGTTCTTTGCTTCCCGTTCCATAGAAACGCTGGAAAGCGCCAAACGCGATCGCCGCTACAGGAGCCAGCGATGA